In Glycine max cultivar Williams 82 chromosome 15, Glycine_max_v4.0, whole genome shotgun sequence, the DNA window TTAAGCAATTGTGTGCTTGTGATAGTCGTTGTGTCGCAGGGGTTATTGGTGGCCATGAATTCGACAGAACCTGTTGGCTGCGAGGTCTATGTCCATCTTGGGGAAGAGGGGAATCAATCTATCCATAGCATTGAAGTAGTTCAAGTCTACCTTGTGACAGTGACTAGAGTGCTTCTCTGAGTGAAGGAAGGAAAGCAAGGAGACAAGGCAAGAAGATTTGAATGTGAAGAGTGAAGACAAAAAGGGTTTAGTGTATTTTTAGAAGAAGGGGATGTTGTACAATTTGAAATGAGAGAAGAGGGATCACAAATTTGGGAACCTTTTGGTGTTTGAAGATCGCCAGTGACGATAATCATGGATACCTTAAAACCACCGAACACTTGAGGAGTGTTGGTGGTGTGGCATCACTAACATTAATATGGAGAAGGAAAAGAGACGGAGACGGAGCAATGTTAGTCAAAATTGATAGAAAGGCTAATGTtgatgcattttaaaaaatttgaggaCCTAATTGAAGTCTTTTAAAATATGGGGACCCAATTGAACACTAATAAAACTTGAGGATCAAATTGAGCGATAGGCCTTTTCAGGTTCAACGACTGTGATCATTGCCGCATCCAGCAATTCCCTTATGCCTTTGTCGCTACTTAACTATTTAGAATCTCACATGTCACAACTCACTAGCTTCATCTCTGCAATTTATgacttaattttagtttatttattatttacgaCATCAAAGTcgttaattactttttattttattttatgactttgaagttgtaatgctttttttttcatgctattttattttcttttgttttcaagttttttagaaattgtaaataatttcatttatttaattattaaataaatattttaattttacttgttgtttgttttatttaatatgtgatatatatatttttaatgttttttatttaaaatatactatagtttttaatattttttatttaatatattttgtataattaaaaattagataatcttttaataacgttattgaattttagtttttttaaatgaaataaaaaattaagttaatgacatttaatatattttttgaattttttattttaaatacttaaattttaaaaacaaaaatttgaaagcaaatattaaaattttttgttactAATATGAAGTTATAATTTacgaaataatattatttattgtgtAAAGGAATTTACTATTAACAATATctaataatttagtaataaaagtagttgttaaattaaaaacaacataatacatcaatataaaatgaaaaatacaaattaaagagaGACATAAAAAGTAGAAATTATATTAGTCATCTATTTGTTTGTATCGACAATTACTACGATTCACTTTTACACAATAAGCATTTTGTAGGTCTATTTGGAATTCGTTTGTCTATCTCATTATGTATACGAGTAGTGGCTGACCTTCTCGATGTGTGTCCTTGTTTCGAAGGATCAGACATAAAATATGAACCTAAATATTGAGGTAATTTGTCTTCACTTCCAAGGGAATGAAAGTGATGCAGATAAACTTTGAAAATGGTTTCCAACTTGTATACCGGTCAACAAagtcatcataatttaaattgcaaAAAGCACATGTGACCGAGGAATTTGAAGTGCTTGAAATTATCCATAATCACACAATCATTCATTTAATTTGGCAGTGCATGCCATTGCTCGTCGACTAAGCCATATATTTTCAATTCCTTGAACCTCAAATTCTCCTGTTTCTCGAACATGCATGGGAACATAATGCGAGGTAGCACTATGTTGATTTTCTTGCATCATGACATATATGTCTTCAGAGTACGTATGTCCTGTCTTTATCATACCCATGATTTTCATGCCATTAATAACAAATGAatcgtttattttattaaatatttcattgaCTAAGGCAGCAATAGGTAATGCTCGAGCACTTtccaaaacaaaattcataCTCTCGGCAAGATTGGTAATCATATGGTCATACCGTTTTCCTTCATCATAGGCCTAAGTCCATTTACTGTTGGAAATTTGGTCCAACCAATCCACTGCTTGTGGAAACTCTTCTCGCATTGCGAGGGACTTTGCCTCAAATCGTGATTTCCTGATCTCATACCCTATGGAGAAAGATAAAACAATAAGTAATAAATATAGTGAAAATGTAATAAAGCAAGAATTTGATGCATGAAATGGTTAGAAGCATACCCATATTGatgacttgtttttttaagttgacatttttaaattatttgttgaaatttgatGCAATGTAGCGAATGCAATACACGTACGAAACATTCGGTCCATTCCACCTAACTTGTTCTGATTGCAAAGTTGCTAGCAAACCGGTTCCCCTGTCTCATATAATATACAAATTTGGTTGAGGTGTAACGTATCTCCTCAAATAATGCGAGAATCACATCCAAGCTTCTTTGGTCTCACTCTCAACAATTGCAAAAGCAAGTGGATAATTGTTCTTACTACGGTCTTGTCCAATGGCAGTGAATAAAGTACCACGATATTTTCCAGTTAAAAATGTCTCATATACTTGCACAATTGGCTTGCAATATTGAAAGCCTTTAATGCATGGCTTAAAAGCCCATAATACACGATTAAGAATCATCCTAGGAGACTCATCCTCACAATCATCCATTGAAGATGGAGTTTTGTATGTTACTATTGTACCTGGTACAAAGTGTTGAGCAGCTGTCAACCATAAAGGTAGATAATTGTATGATTGTTCCCAACTTCCAAATGTCATTTCAAGGGCTTTTTGTTTAGTTGTCCATGCTTTTTTTGTATGAAACAATATAACCAAACCGTTGTAGCATGTCTATAATCAAGGTTTCAATTTCGATACCAAGATTTATTTTCACTAAATGAACAATATTATGAGCAATTACAGATAAGTCTAACTTAACATGATCTTGTGATATGATAGAAGTTGTGCAAATGTGAATaccatttattt includes these proteins:
- the LOC102668179 gene encoding uncharacterized protein, producing MTFGSWEQSYNYLPLWLTAAQHFVPGTIVTYKTPSSMDDCEDESPRMILNRVLWAFKPCIKGFQYCKPIVQVYETFLTGKYRGTLFTAIGQDRSKNNYPLAFAIVESETKEAWM